The following coding sequences lie in one Arachis stenosperma cultivar V10309 chromosome 5, arast.V10309.gnm1.PFL2, whole genome shotgun sequence genomic window:
- the LOC130980959 gene encoding uncharacterized protein LOC130980959: MLKLDAPRVPYPQQLRKKGDENQFLRFLEIFKKIQINIPFAEAIEQMPLYAKFLKELMTKKRSWKNNETVILTEECSAIIQHKLPQKLKDPGSFQIPCIIGEITVEKALCDLGASINLMSVAMMRRMKIEEAKPTKIALQLAEPSFKFPHGVVEDLLVKVGDFIFLADFVVLDMQEEAKASIILGRPFLATARAVIDVQKGDLTLRLHNEKMTINVFKAMSYPPEQLGECMRLDSLEEEVQESFEEEEPEELTEEESTSSEEVPTTEIRIQGAQKEENEKIEAPKLELKALPPTLKYAYLGKNESYPVIINSSLSQDQEDELLQVLQKHKDAIGWTLADLKGISSAICMHKILLEDDAKPSIQSQRRLNPIMKEVVQKEVMKLW; encoded by the coding sequence atgcTGAAGCTAGACGCCCCAAGAGTCCCATACCCTCAGCAGTTGAGGAAGAAGGGGGATGAGAACCAATTCTTGAGATTTttggaaatcttcaagaaaATACAAATCAACATACCCTTTGCTGAAGCAATAGAACAAATGCCACTATACGCCAAGTTTTTAAAGGAGCTAATGACTaagaagagaagctggaagAACAACGAGACTGTGATACTAACCgaagaatgtagtgctatcATTCAGCATAAACTGCCCCAGAAATtgaaagatcctgggagcttccAGATCCCTTGTATTATAGGGGAAATCACAGTAGAGAAGGCTTTATGTGACTTAGGAGCTAGCATCAACTTGATGTCAGTAGCTATGATGAGGAGGATGAAGATTGAGGAggctaaaccaacaaaaattgCCTTACAACTGGCAGAACCATCGTTCAAGTTCCCTCATGGCGTAGTAGAAGATttgctggtgaaagtgggagaTTTCATATTCCTGGCAGATTTTGTAGTGCTGGATATGCAAGAGGAAGCCAAGGCCTCCATCATCTTGGGAAGGCCGTTcttagccactgctagagctgtcattgatgtccaaaagggtgaTCTCACCCTGAGATTACACAATGAAAAGATGACAATCAATGTGTTCAAGGCCATGAGTTACCCACCAGAACAATTGGGGGAATGTATGAGGTTGGACTCACTTGAAGAGGAAGTGCAAGAAAGTTTTGAAGAGGAAGAACCTGAAGAGTTAACAGAGGAGGAGTCAACATCTAGTGAAGAGGTTCCAACAACAGAGATTCGCATACAAGGTGCACAAAAGGAAGAGAATGAAAAGATAGAGGCACCCAAACTTGAACTCAAAGCACTGCCACCCACTCTCAAATATGCATACTTAGGAAAGAATGAAAGTTACCCAGTAATCATAAACTCATCCCTCAGCCAAGATCAAGAGGATGAACTACTCCAAGTATTGCAAAAGCATAAGgatgccattggatggaccCTCGCTGACCTGAAGGGAATCAGTTcagccatatgcatgcacaagatactgtTGGAAGATGATGCCAAACCATCCATTCAATCCCAAAGGAGGCTTAACCCAatcatgaaggaagtggtacAGAAAGAAGTTATGAAATTATGGTAG